tagataatgaccatatctattagattgctgaatctggatcagatcagatcatttttatagccaaaaggaacaaatcatttgcagtggctacgcagcgcccgacgtcacgctcagactgattttctgtctctctcgcacgcactctttgtcgtgtcgtttaatattagcggcgtctgccggaggagagccatactgacttagtatcgggtataaccgtagagttgcggtgtccgcagcaactcacaacgttccccctcgtttgttGTAGTATTGGTGTTGCTCAGTGCAGATGCCACAGGAAGGGGGTAGTCGACCGTATCATACGCGATCACGCGTAAACGAAACAGTGGACCCGATAGGACAAGCGTCCGGGGCGATATTCGATCAAGATCGGGAGGAACTTAGAGCTGTCCAGGCCAGGAAGATGGGCCATTTTTGGCTCGCTTGGGGTGAGGTGGTATTGGTCCGGAACCGTCATCAGGAGTAGGGGCGACCGCATCCAGTAGGCAGCATAAACGGGCTGAGAATCAAGCGCGAGATTGGCGAAACCCGATAGCACGTAGGTCAGGGTTGTGGCGAGAGAAGGAGAGCTGGTGAAATTCCTCAAGTTTGAATTCCGCATTCAAACCCGCCGGGTTATAGACTTTGGCCACGGTGGGCCGAGACGAAAAATGGGATGTAACGTTCGACGgggacagcaacaaaatgacgGTCGAGGATTTTTTGTTCCGAATTGAATTCCTACAATCCCAATGTCGCTGCCCGTGGGATGAGGTTCTCAAGGGATTCTATCACCTGGTTACAGGAAACGCGCGGGAATGGTACTGGCAGTCCATTCGCGATCATGGCAGGTGTTTGGCAGGATCTTAGGGACGACCTAATTGCACGTTTCCGAAGCACGGCGTCCGAGCTTGACCATATGAGAGAACTGCGGGAAAGAATGCAGCGGTCAAACGAGAGTGTGAAAGATTTTTTCCATATCATGAGGAAGCTCGCCTCGAGGTTGGAGACGGCTACACCTGAAAAGGAGGTGGTAAAAAGGTCAAAAAGGCACTCACAGATGAGATAGCGAGTTTCGTCTACGGCTTACGGGCTTATTCCTTAGACCAACTACGGGATGAATGCGTGGAAATAGAGGCACACCTGAAGATGAAAGCTAGATCTTCGTGGCGAGGAGCACCCAAAGCCACCAGCTATGGCCGCGGGGTGATTAGCAATGAAGAGGCAGAGGTCATTAAGAAAGCGCAAGTGACACGGCGTGTTCCGTAAAAGTTGATTTGCTGGAACTGCGGGCAGACCAATCATGGCTTTAGAGACTGTATGGCATCGGAGAGGCGAATTTTTTGCTACCGGTGTGGATAGCCCGATGTATATTGCCCGACCTGCCAGAATTGCGCGGGAAACGCGAAGAGGAGTGCAATCCAAGCAGGCGAATGACACTCACAGAGGGGGCCTGCGCAGAGAAAGTAGAAGAGAATAAAAATGAATTAGATAGACGTTATTTGCATGCTAGATTAAATAACTTATCATATGAAGAGCGGTTAAGAAATTATTTAGAAACCcgaaatataatattttctgAACTACGAGTGGATGGTATGCGAGCACTGTCAGTGCGGGTGAAAAAGGCGAGATTCCGGATTAAGCAAATGCGAACTATGAGGAGGTAGGTGATTGCTTCAGTAAAAAGCTGTTGCAAAAAAGACCCGAGAGTTTTCGCAGTAATCTCTATAATGGGAGAGTCCATGAGAGGCCTTTTGGATTCAGGCGCTACACACAGCATGCTAGGGCGAAATGGTCAGGAATTCCTGGAGCgcgagagagaacgagaaaaCAGCTTGTTGCTTGCGCCAGTGTGCGTGAGCAGAGCGTCGGTATAAAAACCCGACGTCAAGGGCGACCAGTTAACAGATGCATTTCAAATCATGTAAAAGCATAAACGCGAGAGAATTTTTTTTGTCCATACAAAGAGTTTTGTGAAAAGAAGTATAAAAATGTCGCCTGTTCCACTATTGAGCCAGGCCCGCGAGCTCGACCATGACTACCGCAGCGCCTACAACGAGTGGGATCATTTCCTGGAGGATGACTTTGGCTTCGGGGTCCACGCCCACGATGTGTTCCAGCGTCCACGTCTGATGTTGCCTCACCACGGCTCCACCCTGGGGCGCCGCCGCTTCCTGCCGTACGAGCGCAGCCACCACCATGGACATCCCCATCAGTTGGTAACCCGACGTCAGTCTGGCGGAGGCCAGAACTCGCTGATACCGGCCATCGGCAAGGATGGCTTCCAGGTCTGCATGGACGTGTCGCAGTTCAAGCCCAACGAGCTGACTGTGAAAGTGGTGGACAAGACCGTCGTGGTCGAGGGAAAGCACGAGGAGCGCGAGGACGGGCACGGCATGATTCAGCGCCACTTTGTGCGCAAGTACACGCTGCCAAAGGACTTTGATCCCAACGAGGTCGTGTCCACTGTCTCCTCGGACGGCGTGCTCACCTTGAAGGCGCCCCCGCCGCCCAGCAAGGAGCAGCCCAAGCAGGAGCGCATCGTTCAGATCCAACAAAACGGTCCTGCGCACTTGAGCGTCAAGGCCCCCAAGGgggccgcagctgcagccgccgccgaTGGCAAGACCGAAAATGGCGGCGGTGAGAAGATGGAGACGGGCAAGTAgacggagcggagcggagaggagaggaggttTCGCTGGCGAAAGCGGAGTGTTGCAGCACTGCTCGGAGAGTGCAAGACTAAAAGGATGCCGTTAGACCATCTCATACACAAACAGACACGAACATCGTACTTCACgccccaacacacacaaatacacatgAAAGGCACACTTGTCATCACATTTTAGAGTTAAGCGATTTTAAAATCCCATTAAGTAATAAACGATTTGTATTAGTCGCTATAATTAGGCtacgaatatacatatgtatctatgatAACTGGAGATTTGCATTCTCGCTTTGATattatacttttttttgtaacaGAACAGCCGCAACACTCGGAGAgaattttgcatttattttgtgaGTAATCAAtcgaataaaatataaataaaagaattcCCAGCTGTGTAGTATAATATTCATTGCCATCTCTTTCGCTCTGCCATATCAACGCGTCGGTTGATTTGAGTGCACATGCAGAGCTGTCTGGCTATTGTTCATCTTTTGACTGGATCTGGATCACTCTCCGCAACAAAACACAATTTGCCTTATGGATAATATAATGATTtgcacatatttatttaaatatttagtaccaaacaaaaaaatgtagttgtccctttttgtttattgGTTTCTATGCTCGTAACTCGCAGCGATCATAAGTATGTACTGTAATGCTATATAGTCTATATCTAAAACGGCTTTCATTCATATCTTTCAGCGAGAGTGTGGagcggaagagagagagagagagagagaggagagtgtAGTAGACAGGCAGGCggtcactctctctctcacatgGCTCCGAAGAGCTGTCGCATTTTTAACCGCGAAAAAGCTTTTAGTTGtcatgttgctgttgttttagttgttgttgttaagtAAAAATGTTGCTACTTCTGCAGGTTGTagctgtagttgtagttgttctttttgtcaatatatatacatatatgtatgcttgcatttatgtaagtatgtatgtatgtatgtatgtatgtaaggaTGTATGTACGTTTGCAtttaatgtatgtatgtatattcaatGACGCTTAATCATAGatcaatttttaaaatttcatttgacTTAGAAGTTAAGAAACAAAGTACACATTTCACATCATCAGACCATGACGATCCTTCGATCCATCGATCCTTTCTCCATCATTCCATCTCGTACTAAATATTACGTtcgtttgttggtttttgtggattttttggctttggacAGCGGGCTGTGGAACTCAAGTGAAATGTctggtggatgtggatgttggATGTGTTTTTGGGCTTGTGGATCACGAATACAGAGACAAAGCAGCGACTAAAACTAGTTATATATTCCACACATTCTTATGTTCTCTTTGTTCCAAATGAAGAACAAATTCCACACCTGCGCTTATCGTATCGTACAGTATTATCTTCCTTTAAGTGGTTTCCTTTGCAGTCTCAAATTGTTGATGGGGTTTGCTATAATATGTAAAACAAGGAGAAGAACAACTAAGTGGATCCTTCGCTTGGCAGGAGTCGTTAAAGCAGGGCTTGTGCGGTATAAAAAACATGTCCATCTCCATATGTGGTTATCTTGTGTGCAAATGGATCGTTGGTCGGCTTCGACCAGCGATGAATACTTGAAAACAAAGGGGCTCCGGTGTGCGGGGAGGGTAGGGTATCGGGTAATAGAGAGCTCTTAGAGGGGGGGCTTCAATCACTTTTTGATAAGACtctcgcagctgctgctgagaTTTGGCAACGACTTGAAAAAGAGGCGCGACCGATCCATCTGGGCATCGGCGGCACTGTGTCCCTTGCACCTCCCCTCCGGTCCAGCGCAGGCCCCGTTCACGCCTCTGTCGAAGGAGCGGTGCATGACCAGAGTGGGCTGCGGATGCTGGCTGGCGTAGGCAGCTGGCGGCGAGAGGGGCGACGTAGGCAGGTCAATGTCCAGCACGGTGTCCGCCGTACTAGCTTTTAGCTTAGGGTCTGAGTAGCGGCGCAGCTCCTCTTTCACTTCGCCCTTGCCCAGACAATCGGCGGCACAGCAGCCGATGGGCTGGTCCGATCCCAGAATGCTCGAGTGGCGGTAGTCTATCTTTGGCGGCGTGCTGTAGTCGTACGGGTGCACAGCGGTGTCCAGGCTCACGCTCGGGTCGTTCAACATATCACGGTTCTCCAGAAAAATGGACGAGTTTGAGTAGCGCTTCGTCTGGTGCGGCTTGTATACGAAACCGCCCAGCCCATTGGCCACGGCATGCGACAACCCCGAGCTGGTCGAGGGCGCCTTCTGTTCCCCGCTGCCGGCAACAGAGAACAGTACACATTATCACCCACTCTTTTGACAattgaggaggaggagccactCACCACTGAAGCTGCTGAGCTGGAGGGCGTGCTCGCGGCCCGTGTCTGTGGAGATGCCGCTGGCACTGAGATCCTGCCGCGAGCCCGCACACAGATCCGTGGCCGAGCCGCGACTCGAGCCCTCCGAGTGCTCCAGCACGTTGTGTATGGAGTCGTGAAAGGGGGTCATGCTTCCCGATCCCTGGGGACAGGGCCTGAACGAGGAGATCTGCGACACCACATCGTCCAGCGCCCAGTCGCGATCGTAGTTATGATGCGACTGCGAGCACTCAATGTTGGCGGCCACCGCCACCTGACCCAAGGGCTGTCCCGGTAGCTGCTGGCGCTGTCCGAGTGCGTCTTCGGTTTGAGTGcaagcgctgctgctgctgtgaggCACCTCCAGCTCTGCAGCCAACTGCAGCATGTGGTGCGGCGAGGCATTCAGcagccgctgttgctgctgcatctgttGTTGGTGCAGACCGCCCGTACCCGCTCCGTTCTCCAGTGCCGAACAGCTCGAGTCGTGCGTGGCATGGGCTGCAGCCACGCCAGTGGCATTGATCTCCACCGCTCCACTGGATGTCCCTCCGTGCGCAAGGGGCTCACTGAAGTGCTGATGGTGGCGGGTGGCCACTGGGGAGGGCGGTGCCAGCGGATGGATCTTCTCCGGCGCATTCTGAATCAGCAGGATTCTGTGGAAGGATAGAAAAAAGGTTGAATGAGTGGTTGGAAAATCAAGCGCTGTGGATCCCCGGGAGGGATACCAAAATCTTATAAGTTATataatattcaaatttttAACTTTTAACAAATTGCAATATCTCTGCCAGTATTTTAACCATCTTTGAATACGTTTCAAATAAAAAACGTGGGGTAACGTTGCTCTTATTTTATACCTGGTATTTATGGGagcttatgatttatttaaCCTAtgcaatatatgtattttatacgTTATTATAAGTCAGCGCCTGATTTGGTATAGCAGCCGATGAATGCCGCatgctttctctctctctctctctgtctttatACGTATCGCTCcactccgccagagggcgcacactgcacgagaaAGCTCGTatgaaatagagagagagggagagataaaTCGCGTGGAAAAGGTAGAAAAGGtcactgcaaattaatttgctcATTCTATAACGATACAATCTGATTCAGCAATCTGCTAGATATGCTCATTctctatataatatataatatctCTATAATTCTTAAAGTTGTAGTTGCCACAgatgtggcgaaatttggaaaAACACCTGTAGCCGTGTGATATCAATGAAGTCTGGATTGCTCTAGCAattagtctctgagatctaggcgctcatcaACACGGCCGCACAGACAGACCCCTGTCGACTCGGCCATTTAGGCTGATCAAgaatagatatacatatatactttatggggtcgcaAACGCGACCCCCACAAAACTAATACATCCCtaaactcttcgagtaccgggAAATGGGAAATACAGAATAAGTTATTCTCTATGGAGGGGTTGGCATTTCGACAGCTTAAATAAACTTAAAAACAAAACCTAAACGTGTCTTTTATCGTATGGGTGATTAAGGAATAGACACAGTTACCTTTTTTCGGTTATTTTGCGACTGCAGCAAGTGCAAGTTATCAACGATTCTTAAATAAATTGTGGCCCAAAGAGCAGCCTTAGAGAGCTTTTGGAGAGCCCTTCCAATTGTTAACATTGAGATCTCTCGGTTGCTAGTGATCTGTGATGCTGACCTGTTGCGTGCCTTCCAGCGGTGGCAGAGATGCAGATATGCCTTGCACTGGATGTACATGAAGACGATGCCGCCGGTGAGTCCCACCGTGACTACGGCCAGCTTTGTCCAGAAGGGCCAATCTATAACGAGCACAGAGAGAACGGGTAATTAGATGCCATAAGCAGTTTTCAGTAATGACAGCCCAGCGGTTCAGCTCGGTTCGGTTCACTGGGGCCTAGACAATTAGACAATTATAGATATTCTGTGCACCTATCTGACCCGCATGAACCTGGAGCTGGTACTgggcgctggagctggagccggagctgaaTCTGAAGCTCTGGCAACTAATTGCGAACGAAGTGTACCTATGAGACCACGTTGCACGTCGTCTGCAGCCCGCTCGATGAGCACACACAGCGACCAGATGACGCACAGGGCGGCCGCGCAATGGAACAGCACCGAGCAGCAGAGGCGCCGACGCTCAATGCCGGAGATGTCAAGGCTGCGCCACTGCAATGGAGACGAGCCCAACCGCAATGGGGACACACAtacatcagcatcagcatccaagtagaagtccaagtccaatcgatgcaacagcagaagccaaaacaatgccaagacgaaagcaaataaataaataaattagatGCGGATTGAAATGGAAACAAGAGCCGGAGACTTACCTCGTTGAAGGGTTTGATCTTGGTGTGCATGATGAAGGGGAACTTGCACAGCTCGCAGGAGTTCGTCTCGGAGGCAGTGAGCCATTGCTGCATTGGTGTACGTACTTGAGACTGCCGGAGCAGTAGCAGGGCGTTACAGTCATTACTGACCACGCCAGTCTCAAATGGCTCATGACCATGAAAAACCTGGATGGTCGCTTGGCTCGGTGGTCCCTCCAACTACAGTCCATCGATTTCGCCATAGAACACCGGAAAGGAATGGACAATGAATGGGCAGATACATTGTCGCGCAGTATTGAAGAGGTCGAAGTGGATCCGAGTGGTATCCTGGGTTTCGAAACGGTGGAGTTTGAATCTGAGGACTATCAGGAGTTACAAAATACAATCACAGAGAACCAAGAACGCTTACCCGACCTCCATATTGTTGATGGCATGATATTTAAGCGCATGCGGTTTCAACGATTTGACGTTCAACTGGAGGGATCCGTCTGGAAAAACTGTACATTGATTTCTTGGGCAAATATCCGAGATCAAAGAACGGGCTGAGGTCAATATTTATAGTAGTTGACCAGTTCTCGAAGTTCGCGTTCTTGAAGACCATGACCAAGGCCACAGCAAAGGAAGTTGTGAGGTTCTTCGTCCACGAAGTATTTTACAAGTTTGGAGACGGACAATGGGGGTTACTCATATGAGGACGCCGGTTTATTCTCCGCAGAGTAACGCAGCCGAACGCGTGAATCGCACAGTTCTCAACGCGAGTCGGGCGTATATGGATGACGACCACCGGGACTGGGATGCGCATCTGCCGGAGATAGAACTGGCCATTAGGAACTCGGTTCACGAGGCGACGGGCGTAACGCCATTCTTCGCAGTCTTCGGGCAGCAAATGTACTTACATGGGTCATGCTACAAGCTGGCAAAACGACTGCGGTCACTCGGCGAGCAGGACATATCGCTGCTGGAGAGTCAGGACAAGCGACAAATCATCCAAGAGAGGATTCGCGCTAGTCTTCATCAGGCATACGAGCGTAGTGGTGTACGGTATAAGCAGCGAGATCGGGTGTTCTACGCGAGGCCGGGACAAGGGGTATTCCGCCGAAATTTCGTCCTTAGTGactttggcaaatgctttaGTGCCAAGTTCGCGCGCAAGTGAAGACATTAGGAGAGAACGCGTATGCTCTGGAGGACCTTAACAGCCGTCCCATAGAAGTATACCACGCCAAAGTCCCAAGACTGTAGTGAGATGTGGGTGTGGCCTCCGTTGGGCGCGGCAGAAAAATGTAAGGCACGCCGGCATGTGCTCTAGAGTGTTCCTGAATCCGGTGGTCATGCCCACGCGTATTTTGTCCCTCCAATGACTGACGACATACTCGTGGTGGTGTTCCAGCCCCACCTGAACGATATAGTTTTAAAAAATGGTTTAAGTAATGGCttaaaatcaatttacaaAAGGAGTTCGGTCTCGGACGGAGATTTCTTTTCCGCGTTCTAAATTTCAGCAATATTCCGAATCAGTTTGATCAGTAGGGATAGGGATGACAGAAGCAACGATACCTAATCTAGGTATATCGACCAAGGGGTTCtgtcactaaccatacagtatatatatatatatactgtatggttatgGTTCTGTGTCCCTTTAACGATAGTTTTAGCTCATCAGAGCCATCACTAATTGTAGCCGTTTCTCCGAATTACCAAAAGAGTGTAACCACAAAACATCAGATACTCTATTCTGTTCGGATCAGTATGGCCGTTCACAGtactttttggtatattttgaagTCGATAGTTAGATTTATGATATATTGGTATATTTAATCCATTTTATGGTATATATTAGTATATTTGatcgatttttttttgcaataatTCCAGTCAGGGTAACCgtttatggtattttttaggTCTAAATTGaaccgacggtatatttacggtatatcggtatataatggaATATTTAGttaatttcatcaatctattagatttaatttttaaaggtatatagaaatacaataaaagcaactTTTaagaataagccagtcaagtattCAATTGATTCCCTGATCGGATACAATTATGttggcatggctaaatgttctatatagctagtaatattccacggaatattaAAAACGACGAACATGTAAAACAGAACTtgaatttgtctataaatttACAGTGTTTAAatgagatggtatattttggtatatttaacgataaatccgcggtaaCACTGATTCCAGTCATTTATCTGCGACGCTtctaaaaactgaaaattttGCCTGCAAAAAGTCTTTAACACCTTCTCTTGCAGCATTTAACTAAAGAAAATACGTAAAGGTAAGCTTTCAACCAATAAAAAGGATAAAAAACCGAAATATCAGCACTTTAAAACGCTTGTGTAGAGTGAAAAAATATGCACATATAGGAGCACTcgtaaatgtacatatgtgtggcTTTCTACTTATATGCATTTCATCGACGCGTACCTGCATATGTGTGGATTCTTGCGTGTGCGTGTTTTTCTAGAaaatgtgttttgttttttctatatgcatatatttcCCACGTTTTTTCCTATTTCTAGGGAGAAAATATCCAAAATGCCCAATATTAAACTGCAGTCCTCGGACGAGGAAATCTTCGATACCGACATCCAGATCGCGAAGTGCTCTGGAACTATCAAGACAATGCTTGAGGATTGTGGAATGGAGGATGATGAGAATGCTATTGTCCCTCTGCCGAATGTAAATTCTACCATTTTGCGTAAAGTTCTGACCTGGGCCCACTACCATAAGGATGATCCTCAGCCCACTGAAGATGACGAGAGCAAGGAAAAGCGCACCGACGACATCATCTCGTGGGACGCCGATTTCCTCAAAGTAGACCAGGGCACACTCTTCGAGCTAATCCTGGCCGCCAATTATCTAGATATCAAGGGTTTGCTCGAGCTGACTTGCAAGACCGTGGCAAACATGATTAAGGGAAAGACTCCAGAGGAGATACGTAAGACTTTTAACATTAAGAAGGACTTCACTCCCGCCGAAGAGGAGCAGGTGCGCAAGGAGAATGAGTGGTGCGAGGAGAAGTGAGAAGGCGTAAAGGGGAAGCGGTTGACCATCAAGccgcctccagctgctggctgattacacaataatttaataataaattaataaaatatgcGAAATGTATATGTACCCTATGCGTACCCTATGTACCCTATGCGTAAGAAAAATAGCTTCACATGAATAAATTTAACCAATCTAAAAAAATTTCTGTGTTTTATCGTAGTCCAGTGCTAGTGTCCCTCGAAAACTTAGTGCGTCGTGGGCACTGCCATCGCAGTATGGGACTTGGCTGCACTTGTCTTACCAGAAGCCCTGATGAATGTCGTTTTCAGACACTATGCTCAAAGattataggggtatattagttttgtggtggaAATGGATTTGTGTAACACCCAAAAAGggagcgtttccgaccccataaagtatatatatattttttatcagtatcaatatcaatataaCTTTATCTGGTCATGTCCTTATCAATGGCTTATGCCACGCGAGTTACAAGTCCCAGTGAGGGGGTAGTTGTCCTTACTACAGGTGCTGGAAACTGATGAAGGGGAGAAGGGGTTCCCTTAAATGATGAATGCCGATTTGAAGGTAAAAGGGAAGCGGTTGACCATCAAGCCGCCTTCAGTTGCTGGCTGATTACacaataatttaataattttcatttatgtGAATATGGTAAAACGTTTATTGGAGCTTCAAGATATATCTGGAGTGACAAAAGTATTCCGGCTGGGATTCAGGAATTGACTGCTTGGTCAGTGGCGATCACTGActtatgtaggcggctctgctgctggttcttTGGCGTCGCTGTCGGCATAGCTGCAGCTGGGATTCCTAAGAAAATGCTGATGTTACATTTAAGGTCAGTTTGCTGATTCTTGGCTGGGGTCCTTCCGGTTTACATGGTAGACAATGTTGACTGTGCTGATGCCATATGCTTAGGCGGCATAAACATCGTGCTCGTGCAACTTGAGTTGGATGTTTATGCTGAGTTGAGTCGTGGTGGTTTAGCGGGAGCCATCTCGAGGGGTGCCGGGACGGTAACAACCCACCTGGACCGAAGTGATGGCCAGACGGAGGGTATGGCGGTTGGCACGAACGAAGGTGTTTCCGCTGGGACAAATATTATCTTGGTCCTGTGGGTCCAACAGATGACTATCATTACGGCGGAGGTTGCCATTAGTATATAAATAGCTATCCGGTGGTTTGTGTTTGAGTTTTTTATGCTAATTAtttcgttttgtgtgtttagGGAGTTTAGATGAAGTTTGTGCAAGTTGATGTCATTTATAGTTGTTAATCCTGATCTCTTCCAGTGTTGGGATTAATAAGGTGTTCTCCTCTGTGTAGTCAACTTCTTGATCATCATATGTTAATCCGTTTATGTGTATTGAGCAATTTTTGAAAGTAATGATAGCCGATCCGTTTATCGTCCTCGGTGTGCTGCGTGATGATGTGATTGTTGTATTTAATGTGTTGAGCATTACGATGTACCGTCGTTCCACTTCTCTGATTGTTTGTTCGGTGCCAATATCTTTAGTGTCGCAGGTGGAAATCTGGTTATTGAATATACCCTCTAAGCATTGTTGATTGATGTTATTTGCTGGTGTCATATTGACTTCGCAGATGTAGGTACGGTGTATTTTGGGACATTTTATTTCGAAGCTTTTTATGTCGTGTAAAATATAGTTAGGTAAGATTAATAACATAGATTTATTTATCGGTAATGGAACAATGTGTAGgaatttgtaaatatttttgtcaaatattggaattttaattttaaagaatacagttttattgttaatttcTGTTTCTAAGGTCAATAGTCGATGCAGGTGTTCTTCAGAGTTtacaattatatttttttctttcaatatGTCCTGGataatttctgtttatttatcGGTAAGTATGAATTTGAATATTATTCCTAATTTGGTTAACAATATGCTTTCGGCTATTTTGTTCACATGATTATACAGGACGTCTATATTGAAGTTAATTCTCGAAATATATTGTAAAAGGTATATTTCGTTGTGTTCGTCATTTaatgttttaaaaatattgtttttgtagtttcttattggttatgaattagtggactgtataatcgtttatatcttgagcttatttattatttattgattatttaatattggtggttatagtacaattatattacaagaatagcgggg
The sequence above is a segment of the Drosophila pseudoobscura strain MV-25-SWS-2005 chromosome X, UCI_Dpse_MV25, whole genome shotgun sequence genome. Coding sequences within it:
- the LOC6904089 gene encoding heat shock protein 27-like gives rise to the protein MSPVPLLSQARELDHDYRSAYNEWDHFLEDDFGFGVHAHDVFQRPRLMLPHHGSTLGRRRFLPYERSHHHGHPHQLVTRRQSGGGQNSLIPAIGKDGFQVCMDVSQFKPNELTVKVVDKTVVVEGKHEEREDGHGMIQRHFVRKYTLPKDFDPNEVVSTVSSDGVLTLKAPPPPSKEQPKQERIVQIQQNGPAHLSVKAPKGAAAAAAADGKTENGGGEKMETGK
- the LOC117183193 gene encoding S-phase kinase-associated protein 1-like, which encodes MPNIKLQSSDEEIFDTDIQIAKCSGTIKTMLEDCGMEDDENAIVPLPNVNSTILRKVLTWAHYHKDDPQPTEDDESKEKRTDDIISWDADFLKVDQGTLFELILAANYLDIKGLLELTCKTVANMIKGKTPEEIRKTFNIKKDFTPAEEEQVRKENEWCEEK